A genome region from Mugil cephalus isolate CIBA_MC_2020 chromosome 13, CIBA_Mcephalus_1.1, whole genome shotgun sequence includes the following:
- the slc2a15a gene encoding solute carrier family 2 member 15a yields MAEEVLIPSSGKITSHLTRSLLAVAFLTSFGSSMLYGYNLAVVNSPAKYIKDFYNQTVVGRNGTGLSDKTLTLMYSLTVSVFAIGGLLGSLIVGMLVTRFGRKGTVVNTTVLVFIAGTLMGFSRICGSPEMVIIGRFITGIHSGISLSVVPMYLGEIAPKNLRGFLGLVPSIFIGTGVFAAQILGLHELLGKEEHWPLFLSVVVVPTFIQLMLLPWFPESPRYLMMEKHNAHATITALKWYRAKCNIQAEIEEMQEEQRSLSSVETLSVWKLMLDDTVRWQVLSVVVINIGMQLSGIDAIWFYTNDIFMNAGIPPPEIQYTTAGTGIIEIIAGLIGCFTIEKLGRRPLMIGGFAMMGVCSAGITLALILQAHLSFMRYVSVCCVVGIIAGFCIGPAGVPFLITAELFKQSHRPAAYIIGGSLNWLSNFTVGFVFPFLQMSAGSYGYLVFAAVCVSVAVYVYIVIPETKNKTFMEISRMFSKKEAVLETQSLIHVDQLKLKKMNGYGGMEHASLEFDSSSSVP; encoded by the exons CACCTGACCCGCTCTCTGCTGGCGGTGGCGTTTCTTACCTCCTTTGGCAGCTCGATGCTTTATGGCTACAATTTGGCTGTGGTCAACTCCCCTGCTAAG tacATAAAGGACTTCTACAACCAGACAGTGGTGGGTCGTAATGGAACAGGACTCAGTGACAAGACCCTGACCCTCATGTACTCCCTCACTGTGTCCGTCTTTGCTATTGGAGGCCTGCTGGGTTCCCTCATTGTGGGGATGCTGGTCACTCGCTTTGGCAG gaAGGGGACAGTCGTAAACACAACAGTGCTGGTGTTCATCGCTGGCACACTCATGGGCTTCAGCAGGATATGTGGCTCACCAGAGATGGTCATCATTGGCCGCTTCATCACAGGAATTCACTCAG GCATCTCTCTCAGCGTGGTGCCAATGTACTTGGGAGAGATAGCTCCTAAGAACCTGAGAGGCTTTCTGGGTCTGGTGCCGAGCATCTTCATTGGCACCGGAGTCTTTGCCGCCCAGATCCTCGGCCTGCACGAGCTTCTGGGGAAG GAGGAGCACtggcctctctttctctcagtggTGGTGGTTCCCACTTTTATCCAGTTgatgctgttgccatggttccCGGAGAGCCCCCGGTACCTGATGATGGAGAAGCACAATGCCCATGCCACCATCACAG CCCTCAAGTGGTATCGAGCCAAATGCAACATCCAGGCTGAGATCGAAGAGATGCAGGAGGAGCAGCGCTCCCTGTCCTCGGTGGAAACGCTGTCGGTGTGGAAACTGATGCTGGACGACACGGTGCGCTGGCAGGTGCTGAGCGTGGTGGTCATCAACATCGGCATGCAGCTGTCCGGCATCGATGCT ATCTGGTTCTACACCAACGACATCTTTATGAATGCAGGAATCCCGCCCCCAGAGATCCAGTACACCACGGCAGGAACAGGAATCATAGAGATCATCGCCGGACTCATCGgg TGTTTCACCATAGAGAAGCTGGGTCGCAGGCCTCTGATGATCGGAGGTTTTGCCATGATGGGTGTTTGCAGTGCTGGGATCACGTTAGCCCTCATTttacag GCTCATCTGTCATTCATGCGCTACGTCAGTGTCTGCTGTGTGGTCGGCATCATCGCTGGCTTCTGTATCGGTCCAG CTGGGGTCCCATTTTTGATCACGGCCGAGCTGTTCAAACAGTCCCACCGTCCAGCCGCCTACATCATAGGAGGGTCTCTCAACTGGCTCTCCAACTTCACTGTAGGCTTCGTCTTCCCCTTCTTACAG ATGTCTGCGGGGTCTTACGGCTACCTGGTGTTTGCCGCCGTCTGTGTGTCCGTGGCCGTCTACGTCTACATCGTGATCCCGGAGACCAAAAACAAGACGTTCATGGAGATCAGCCGCATGTTCTCCAAGAAGGAGGCCGTCCTGGAGACCCAGTCCCTGATCCACGTGGAccagctgaagctgaagaagatgaacgGATACGGCGGCATGGAGCACGCTTCGCTGGAGTTTGACAGCTCTTCCTCTGTGCCTTAA